TGCACGCACGTCGATTGTTCATCGTAGAGCACCTTTAGGAACCTTGACCGCTCGGAATGAGCGATGACATGAGGACGCAAATCTCTCCCACGCATTCCAAATGATACCTAGCGCATAAACCATTCGCAACGTTTTTTTCGGAAAAATTTGCAATTCCGCTATAAGCACTACGGATTTGTAAGAGTGTGCCCGATCCCCCCCAACCCACAAATGGCAGCGGCCCTCCGTGAGGAGGGCCGCTGTTAGAACTGTCTCATTGATCCGTCGACGACCGTTTGGGACGACCTGCGACCGATCTCTAAGGCCGTTTACTTGGCATCCGAGCTCTTTTTGGCCGTGAAGTCTAAGGTGCCGGTCTGACCACTCAGGTCGTAGTCGACCTGCCCTTTGATCTTCTCGCCATCTACCTTTCCCTTGAACTTGGCGATCAATGCCGATCCTTCGAAATCGACGTTGATCTTGAAGGACAACTCGTCTCCGGCCAGCTTTCCATCTTCAAGCTTCACTTCCTTGCCGTCGGGAGTGACAACGACACCCGAGATCTGATCTCCCTGCTTGTCGATTTTCACGCTGGATTTCAAGGTCTGACCATCGTCTGTGGCGACCTCGACGTCCCACTTGCCAGCGATCTTGACATCGCCACCACCCGCAGCCGCCGCGGGACGCTTGGCAATTACGTCCAATGTTCCGGTCTGACCCCCCAGGTCGTAGTCAACCGTCCCCTTGGCACCGTCGTCGGCCGATTTGAGCTTGAATTTGGCGACCAATTCGCTGCCCTGGAAGTCGATGGTGACCTTGAACGCCAACTCGCCATCCTTCACCGAGGCTTCGTCCAGCTTTTGCTCCGTACCGTCGACGCCGACGAACGTGCCTGTCAGCTTGTCTCCGTCTTTCTTGAACTTCACCGAGGCCTTCAGGGTTTGGCCATCGTCGGTCTGAATCGCCAAGTCCCAGGCCCCGTCTTCCAGCTTGCCCCCAGCTGCCGCAGCCTTACCACCGCTGACGTCCAGCGTGCCGGTCTGGCCACCCAAGTCATAATCAACGGTTCCCTTGAGATTCGATCCCTCTTGTTTGAGGGCAAATTTGGCGACAAGCTCGGTTCCTTGGAAGTCGAGAGTCACCTTGAAATTCAGGGCGTCTCCCTTGGCCGTGATATCCTCGGCCTTAACTTCCGTACCGTCCATGCCGACGAAAGTCCCCTTCAGCTTCCCGTCCTCCTGGCTGAGCTTGAGCACGGAAGTCAGCGACTGGCCATCATCGGTCGAAACCTTCAGATTCCAATCACCTACTACCTTCGCTGCATCGTCGGCGCGGGCAACGCCACCCAGACCCGCCGCCGTAACAAAAGCCGCAATAAGCATCAATCCCCGAGACAAATAGCGTCGCATAGCACCGACCTCCACGAGAAGACAGAAAGGATCCAGAATAGTTCGGCAGTCGGCGCGCCGACCGCACAGGGCAACCGCGAACACGCAATTTACCCCGGAAACATGCGGAAAAGTTTCAAGAATCTCTACAATACCAACGTGCCGGACGCGCCACAAACGATTTTTGCGATTCCGTTCCCCTGAACCGAGCGTCTCCTTTGTCCCCCTAGAACACGCTTCGAAACATGGTCAAAACGTCCTAATGACGACACTTCACGAGCCATTGATCTTGGGAATCGACCTGGGAACCGGCGGGGCGCGGGGGATCGTCGCAACCATGATGGGCCGGGTCGTAGCCAAGGCTTCGGCCAGCTTGACCCCGGCCGAGACCGTTTGCGCCCGCGGCCACGAACAGGACCCCCACGCGTGGTGGGCAGCGGTGCTGCGCTGCTTGCAGGAGCTTGCCGAGGCGTTAAGGAACGCCGGATACCAGTTGGCACAACTCACGGGCGTTAGCGTGGACGGCACCTCTGGGACTATCGTGGCGCTCGATCGGGCTGGACGCCCCCTGCGGCCGGCCATCATGTACAACGATCCTCGCGCCACTGCCGAGGCGGATAGCCTGACGGATCGCGCGCGGTCCTGGTGCGCGCGGGCGGGATATCGATTCGAATCTTCCTTTGCACTTCCGAAGATTCAATGGATCGCCGCGCACGAGCCTTTGGTGTTCGAGCGCTCAGCACGTTTCGTTCACCAGGCGGACTACATTGCCGGGCAACTGACCGGCGACTATAGCGTGACTGACTATAGCAACGCATTAAAGACTGGCTTTGATTTGCACGAAAGCCGTTGGCCGGGCTGGATCGAGCAGTTGCCAGGAGTACCCGAACGCCTCCCCAGCGTGGTTTCTCCAGGGACGCCAATTGGATGCGTCTCGAAAGCTGCCGCGGCCGCGACAGGACTGCCGGCCGGCTTGACGGTTGTCGCCGGAGCTACCGATGGCGTTGCGGCAGCCATCGCCTCGGGATTGCGTGTGGCTGGCGACTACAACACGTCCCTGGGAACGACGTTGGTGTTCAAAGGGCTCAGCCGCGACTTCGTGCGCGATCGCGCGGGCCTCGTTTATTCACACAAGCTGCCTGGCGGGCTGTGGCTGCCCGGGGCGGCCAGCAACACGGGCGCCGCCTGGATTGCCGCCTGGTTTGCCGATACGCCGGTCAAAGATCTAGACCGTGCAGCGGCTCCGTTTCTGCCCAGCCCGGTAGCAGCGTATCCGTTGGTCGGGCGCGGCGAGCGGTTCCCGTTTAACTGCCAAGACGCCGCCTGTTTCGCCATGCCTGAACCAAATGATGAGCCGGAACGATATGCGGCATACTTGACCGGAACGGCATTGGTGGAACGATTGGCGTACGACGTACTGGATGATGTTTGCGGCACGTCCCGCGGCGAAGTCTACAGCACCGGAGGCGGTAGCGCAAGCGACCTTTGGATGCAATGCCGGGCGGATGTCACCCGGCGCGTCCTGCACCGCCCGCAAGTCGCCGAGTCCGCCTTGGGGAGTGCCATCCTGGCGGCGTCAGGAACCATTTGTCCATCGCTGGACGAAGCCGTACAGACGATGGTGCAGATCGCGCGATCGTTCGTTCCGTCGGCACGGACCGAGAACAGCAGCTTGGAGCTCTTCGATCGTTTTCGCGACGAACTGCGGCAGCGGGGCTATGTGGCACGGCCAACAAAAAAAGCCTCCCCAGGGTGAAGACCCCAGGGAGGCTTTTTAATGAACAACAATTACACCAGATGGCAGTCTAGCGAGCCGCGCGACGGCGCAACACCCACATGCCGATGCTGCCCAGGCCCATCAGCACCCAAGTGCTCGGCTCTGGAACATTCGAGCCTGTACCGCTGCCTCCGGAAATCGGCGGAACGACCGAAGACGGCAGAGCCGGGGTCGTAGCCAGCCAGTTGGCGGCGATGGCGTTGATATCCAAGCCATTGACGACACCATCACCGGTAACGTCGCCGGGTCCAAGCTTATTGGCGTTGGTCTGCAACCAATGCGAGGCAATGATGTTGACATCGAGACCGTTGACGACGCCATCGAAGTTGGCATCTCCCTTGGCCAGATTGGCGACCGCGGTGACGTTTTCATTCGTTGTGAGCATCGACCAGAACGGGTCTGAAATGAAAGGCGTCGTCACGTTGATCTGCGTGTGCATGATGTATTGGTAGGAATTGGCACCAGTGCCACGCGTAAAGAAAGCATCTACCGGACCGTTCGCAGGGTCGTTGCCAATGCTTCCAGAGTCCGGTAAAGACAGGGCACCTTGTTGATAATTCGTATTAATATTCAAGTTGAGAGTCAACGAACCGACGGTCTCCAGGTTTACAGCGTCGAAATGCCCAGATGAGTTCGTTGGGACGGCAACGCCATTCGAATCGACATTCCCGTATAGGTTTGTCAACGAAAGCCTGCCCGCATCCGGGACTTCATTAGCCGGATAGAGCCCACTGGCCACCAGTGTGGCACCGACATTTGTTGGAACGGGAGTCCCGTAGGTACCTGGAATGACCGTACCAGTAACGGGATTCGGCAGCCACAAACCACTGTTCTGCGCAACGATCTTGGCATTAGCCTGGGTGATGGCGTTCTTGTTCCCTTCGACGCCAAAATTCACGCCCGCCAGGAAGTTGTTGCCGTAGGTAGGGTCATTCACAGTCGTGAAACTCCCC
The nucleotide sequence above comes from Pirellulales bacterium. Encoded proteins:
- a CDS encoding dockerin type I domain-containing protein → MIATRNVWRGFAASLAAALFVGNVARADVNWVLQPSTTLTFAAQVGTFTNNQFYEIYNAVPQTDPGTHLANGFTSGLITGLTGSFTTVNDPTYGNNFLAGVNFGVEGNKNAITQANAKIVAQNSGLWLPNPVTGTVIPGTYGTPVPTNVGATLVASGLYPANEVPDAGRLSLTNLYGNVDSNGVAVPTNSSGHFDAVNLETVGSLTLNLNINTNYQQGALSLPDSGSIGNDPANGPVDAFFTRGTGANSYQYIMHTQINVTTPFISDPFWSMLTTNENVTAVANLAKGDANFDGVVNGLDVNIIASHWLQTNANKLGPGDVTGDGVVNGLDINAIAANWLATTPALPSSVVPPISGGSGTGSNVPEPSTWVLMGLGSIGMWVLRRRAAR
- a CDS encoding FGGY-family carbohydrate kinase, whose amino-acid sequence is MTTLHEPLILGIDLGTGGARGIVATMMGRVVAKASASLTPAETVCARGHEQDPHAWWAAVLRCLQELAEALRNAGYQLAQLTGVSVDGTSGTIVALDRAGRPLRPAIMYNDPRATAEADSLTDRARSWCARAGYRFESSFALPKIQWIAAHEPLVFERSARFVHQADYIAGQLTGDYSVTDYSNALKTGFDLHESRWPGWIEQLPGVPERLPSVVSPGTPIGCVSKAAAAATGLPAGLTVVAGATDGVAAAIASGLRVAGDYNTSLGTTLVFKGLSRDFVRDRAGLVYSHKLPGGLWLPGAASNTGAAWIAAWFADTPVKDLDRAAAPFLPSPVAAYPLVGRGERFPFNCQDAACFAMPEPNDEPERYAAYLTGTALVERLAYDVLDDVCGTSRGEVYSTGGGSASDLWMQCRADVTRRVLHRPQVAESALGSAILAASGTICPSLDEAVQTMVQIARSFVPSARTENSSLELFDRFRDELRQRGYVARPTKKASPG